The following are encoded together in the candidate division KSB1 bacterium genome:
- the dapF gene encoding diaminopimelate epimerase: MTASLPFIKYSATGNDFILIDNRASRLQPPEQELFQRMCRRHTGIGADGILLLENPRLPDCAFTMRYFNRDGRESEMCGNGARACAYHACRHGLAPADLQFEVSGARYRATVEGERVHLHMPAPRDLRLQVGALAGMAGVARAQCHEGGFVNTGVPHYVVFVAQVDQIPVHEWGPVLRHHPLFAPAGTNVNFVEVCAPNQLRLRTYERGVEEETLACGTGAVAAAWLAHRVRGATLPVTLQVRGGELEVDFEPGTHRPRLTGRVEMVFAGEFIR, encoded by the coding sequence ATGACCGCATCGCTTCCCTTCATCAAATATTCTGCCACCGGCAACGATTTCATCCTGATCGACAATCGCGCCTCCCGGCTGCAGCCGCCGGAGCAGGAATTGTTTCAACGGATGTGCCGGCGCCACACCGGCATCGGTGCCGACGGCATTCTATTGCTGGAAAATCCCCGCCTGCCGGATTGCGCTTTTACCATGCGCTACTTCAACCGCGACGGCCGCGAATCCGAAATGTGCGGCAATGGGGCGCGCGCCTGTGCTTATCACGCCTGTCGGCATGGCCTTGCCCCGGCCGATCTGCAATTCGAGGTCAGCGGCGCCCGCTATCGCGCCACGGTGGAGGGCGAACGGGTGCATTTGCACATGCCGGCGCCGCGCGATCTCCGCCTGCAGGTCGGCGCGCTGGCCGGCATGGCGGGCGTGGCACGGGCACAGTGTCACGAGGGCGGGTTCGTCAATACCGGCGTGCCCCATTACGTCGTGTTCGTCGCACAGGTCGATCAGATCCCCGTGCACGAGTGGGGTCCGGTGTTGCGCCACCATCCGCTGTTTGCGCCGGCGGGCACCAATGTCAATTTCGTGGAAGTGTGCGCGCCCAATCAACTCAGGCTGCGCACCTATGAGCGGGGCGTGGAAGAGGAAACCCTGGCCTGTGGAACCGGCGCCGTGGCTGCCGCGTGGCTTGCCCATCGCGTGCGCGGCGCCACCCTTCCGGTCACATTGCAGGTGCGCGGCGGCGAGCTCGAGGTTGATTTCGAACCGGGGACGCACCGCCCGCGGTTGACCGGCCGGGTGGAAATGGTTTTCGCGGGCGAGTTCATCCGATGA
- a CDS encoding DUF151 domain-containing protein — MKSSLRVLGAGAGVALLLLYSFCTPHEQRQAVLMKVKSIRGSMESGEMILILQEEQGARILPLSVGGDQALAIHLGHQHVTTPRPMTHDLMANIFKSLAIRVERITITDLKEGTYFAEIVLQSGGKTHRIDARPSDAIALSLRVGAPVYAMADLLLDHQLEEEEEEDTGVAISHPAAEKWGLSVQELTPALADFFGEREGILIADVTAGSPAERGGLTAGDILRRIDQQPVRTVADFLTALARHETSQAPLPCEYWRDGRTHTTTLHP, encoded by the coding sequence ATGAAATCTTCGTTGCGAGTTCTAGGTGCGGGTGCGGGGGTGGCTTTGCTGCTGTTGTACAGCTTTTGCACCCCGCACGAGCAACGCCAGGCTGTCCTGATGAAAGTCAAGTCGATTCGGGGCAGCATGGAATCTGGCGAGATGATTCTGATTCTGCAGGAGGAGCAGGGCGCTCGCATTCTGCCGCTGTCGGTGGGTGGCGATCAGGCGCTCGCCATTCATCTCGGCCATCAGCATGTTACCACGCCGCGGCCCATGACCCATGATTTGATGGCCAACATCTTCAAGTCCCTCGCCATTCGGGTGGAGCGCATCACCATCACCGACTTGAAGGAGGGAACATACTTTGCCGAGATCGTGCTGCAGAGCGGCGGCAAGACGCACCGCATCGATGCCCGCCCCAGCGATGCCATTGCACTCTCGCTGCGTGTTGGGGCACCGGTTTATGCCATGGCGGATCTGCTGCTCGATCACCAGCTCGAAGAGGAAGAGGAGGAGGACACCGGCGTGGCCATCTCGCATCCCGCTGCGGAAAAATGGGGCCTGTCGGTGCAGGAATTGACGCCGGCGCTCGCTGACTTTTTTGGCGAACGTGAGGGCATTTTGATTGCCGATGTCACGGCCGGCAGCCCGGCGGAACGCGGCGGGCTCACGGCCGGCGACATCTTGCGACGAATCGATCAGCAGCCGGTGCGCACCGTTGCAGATTTCCTTACTGCACTGGCCCGTCATGAGACATCCCAGGCGCCGTTGCCGTGCGAATATTGGCGGGACGGCCGCACACACACCACCACGCTGCATCCCTGA